One stretch of Plasmodium vivax chromosome 8, whole genome shotgun sequence DNA includes these proteins:
- a CDS encoding prohibitin, putative (encoded by transcript PVX_094950A), with amino-acid sequence MSNPQNFDIHNLRRLGKIGVSVGAFLGLTSFSSWLFNNSLYNVEAGKRAIKYNRLFGLSNRIYGEGTHFLIPYFERCIIYDVRTKPRVLMSLTGSRDLQMVNITCRVLSRPNENKLVEIYRTLGKEYDEKVLPSIINEVLKSVVAQYNASQLITQREVVSKSVREQLVQRAKDFNILLDDASITHLSFSNEYEKAVEAKQVAQQEAERSKYIVLKAEQEKKSTIIKAQGEAEVAKLIGLAVKDNPAFMELKKIELSKEVANIISKCQNKVMLSTDSLLFNFAK; translated from the coding sequence ATGAGCAACCCGCAAAACTTCGATATACACAATTTGAGAAGGCTAGGAAAGATAGGGGTAAGCGTGGGGGCATTTCTCGGGTTAACATCATTTAGCAGTTGGCTGTTTAATAACAGCCTATACAATGTAGAGGCAGGAAAGAGAGCCATAAAGTACAACAGGCTGTTTGGCCTATCGAACAGAATATACGGAGAAGGgactcattttttaatcccCTATTTTGAGAGGTGTATAATTTACGACGTGAGAACGAAGCCTCGTGTTCTCATGTCCTTAACAGGATCTAGAGATTTACAAATGGTTAACATCACATGCCGAGTTTTGTCTAGACCGAATGAAAATAAACTGgtagaaatatatagaacTTTGGGAAAGGAATATGATGAGAAGGTCCTTCCTTCTATCATTAACGAAGTGCTAAAAAGTGTGGTGGCTCAGTATAACGCTTCTCAGTTGATTACCCAAAGGGAGGTTGTAAGCAAATCTGTTAGGGAACAGCTGGTGCAGAGGGCCAAAGATTTTAATATCCTCCTAGACGACGCGTCCATAACGCACCTAAGTTTTAGTAATGAATATGAGAAGGCTGTGGAAGCCAAACAGGTGGCTCAGCAGGAGGCTGAAAGGAGCAAATACATCGTTTTAAAAGcagaacaagaaaaaaaatcaacaatTATTAAAGCACAAGGGGAGGCCGAAGTAGCCAAGTTGATTGGACTTGCGGTGAAGGATAACCCTGCCTTCAtggaacttaaaaaaatagaactCTCGAAGGAGGTCGCCAATATCATTTCCAAATGTCAGAATAAGGTTATGTTGTCCACGGACTCGCTTCTGTTCAATTTTGCCAAGTGA
- a CDS encoding hypothetical protein, conserved (encoded by transcript PVX_094955A), with product MRTRFIKPADEGSIEAILQKIKDEREAARRKKEEEKELREKKKTFVKADKLFHKKTFFDETLELDKVNSKADMSMDHGSSELAKGSTKNVDNEKLNEALSFLKLNLAFYFADVDIKKKGKLKQEHYVEILKMVNHKMCVSHRRLKSHAGGEDKPEPNEFPPESYPFYESNEEGSTSTDDSSKGEFSDTPNIPKGSKKGTAKKATNRDDKKKLLNLFNVNNKEVDLIKDISIYKNNMFNGSNIFYESKSVPRNCEFFLFDQDNEFYPYIFTDNYYDFLLYISFADEEDNGCVCYNNYLHVIPTYLYELKRNREHFEAIPLDSLLLYKQLIFACYENELNFMYETFLQEFRKYDPSDSGFIHRSQMKRVLLQNEHIMSRQEYKLLLRVFSYNDDNYVYYRDVREVVLRLRFEGIRNSIFERNAKMLQKYLCQELVKHNLKGKKKIHIFDCKNVLDSCSRIYLNKNIIHIILSSLNFDRNLELDVAAFLRVSITIIINSIKLDTVQKIYNSINDEKQKKEDFKEDSAGGYKGKGPSKKSEKTNIPALELVERTLTKLFKVLDEKNEDHLKIIDFIETLLESNQKKKIIDIKEICKLSKNELQGFVAEIDTDTKGGSYPKDQMKDNRNFDFYKNKKIHYSSHIHKWCSKTYQIR from the exons ATGCGAACTAGGTTCATCAAACCCGCCGACGAGGGGAGCATCGAGGcgattttgcaaaaaatcaAAGACGAGCGGGAAGCGGCtcgaaggaagaaggaagaagaaaaggagctccgagaaaaaaaaaaaacattcgtAAAAGCGGATAAGTTGTTCCACAAAAAGACCTTCTTTGATGAGACCTTAGAATTAGACAAAGTAAATTCCAAAGCGGATATGAGTATGGATCATGGGAGTTCCGAGTTAGCAAAAggaagcacaaaaaatgtGGACAATGAAAAGCTAAATGAAGCCCTCTCGTTTTTGAAGCTCAACTTGGCCTTTTACTTCGCCGATGTGGACATTAAGAAGAAGG GAAAACTGAAGCAGGAGCACTACGTGGAGATTCTAAAAATGGTGAACCACAAGATGTGCGTGAGCCACCGGCGGCTGAAGAgccacgcggggggggaggacaaaCCGGAGCCAAATGAATTCCCCCCGGAGAGCTACCCCTTTTATGAGTCGAATGAAGAGGGGAGCACCAGCACGGACGACAGTTCCAAGGGGGAATTTTCGGACACGCCAAATATCCccaagggaagcaaaaaagggacagcCAAAAAGGCCACAAATAgagatgataaaaaaaaactgctgaACCTATTCAACGTTAACAATAAAGAAGTAGACCTCATCAAAGATATTagcatttacaaaaataatatgtttaatggaagtaacattttttatgagtCTAAAAGTGTCCCAAGAAATTGtgagtttttccttttcgaccAAGACAATGAATTTTACCCCTATATTTTTACCGATAATTACTACGACTTTTTACTGTACATTTCTTTTGCGGATGAAGAGGACAACGGATGTGTCTGCTATAATAACTACTTGCATGTCATCCCCACATACCTATATGAGTTGAAAAGGAATCGGGAGCACTTTGAGGCCATCCCTTTGGACAGCTTGCTCCTCTACAAGCAGCTAATTTTTGCATGCTACGAGAACGAACTGAATTTCATGTACGAAACGTTTCTGCAGGaatttagaaaatatgaTCCTTCAGACAGTGGGTTTATTCACCGCTCCCAGATGAAAAGGgtgcttcttcaaaacgAGCACATCATGTCGAGGCAGGAGTACAAGCTGCTGCTCCGCGTTTTCTCCTACAACGATGATAACTATGTGTACTACAGGGATGTGCGCGAGGTGGTGCTGCGCCTCAG ATTCGAAGGCATCCGAAACAGCATCTTCGAGCGGAACGCGAAAATGCTGCAGAAGTACCTGTGCCAGGAATTAGTCAAGCACAACCTCAAGGGCAAAAAGAAGATACACATATTCGACTGCAAAAATGTCCTGGACTCTTGCAGCAGAATTTACCTGAATAAAAACATCATCCACATCATTCTGTCCTCCCTCAACTTTGACCGGAACCTAGAATTAGATGTGGCTGCCTTTTTGAGGGTCTCCATCACCATCATCATTAACAGCATAAAATTGGACACCGTACAGAAGATATACAATTCGATAAACgatgagaagcagaagaaggaggactTTAAGGAGGACTCCGCGGGGGGGTACAAGGGAAAGGGGCCCTCCAAAAAATcggaaaag ACCAACATCCCCGCGCTGGAGCTGGTGGAGAGGACCCTAACCAAGCTGTTCAAAGTGCTGGACGAAAAGAACGAAG ACCacctaaaaataattgactTCATCGAAACGCTGCTGGAGTCCAaccagaaaaagaaaatcatcGACATTAAGGAAATATGCAAGCTGAGCAAAAACGAGCTGCAAGGGTTCGTGGCAGAGATAGACACGGACACCAAGGGGGGCAGCTACCCAAAGGATCAAATGAAAGACAACAGAAACTTTgacttttacaaaaataaaaaaatccatTATTCATCGCATATCCACAAGTGGTGCTCCAAAACGTATCAAATAAGGTAA
- a CDS encoding hypothetical protein (encoded by transcript PVX_094960A) produces the protein MDERIELLVGIIKQWTRNYKVTFYHQNENESIAKCTVNAAFTITEVGPIDVNTFGGEPPNGDKYFVTFKFENENLVRTVDMGLNCEAWIDK, from the exons ATGGACGAAAGGATTGAGTTGCTGGTCGGCATAATCAAGCAGTGGACGCGCAA CTATAAGGTCACCTTTTACcaccaaaatgaaaacgaaTCCATCGCCAAATGCACGGTGAACGCGGCCTTCACCATAACTGAAGTAGGACCGATTGACGTGAACACCTTCGGAGGGGAGCCCCCAAATGGAGACAAATACTTCGTGACgttcaaatttgaaaatgagAATTTAGTGAGGACGGTGGACATGGGTCTGAATTGCGAGGCCTGGATTGACAAGTAG
- a CDS encoding hypothetical protein, conserved (encoded by transcript PVX_094965A): MFFSVEREDNPEGMTKCKLEEQGGTPLSDVASRDMKGVLNDHLVRQNNNGNGKETMMKKKNEHAERTSNEQTQKKENVETPMQYTISMLDEFVSKTSEYSKLFLSHFNEEESPVVEKGKSTNLLVNKTDDGQVEGKQSDHSGEKDSHMLHNREKENIMTEFQRSMFLPEDNENDTKNDCYMSSCKDEEVSNGSNNVYSCYSSHAFDRLDNTTAFKGEKKFGESSGDADFAGGKNQNGTLLHKDSNEEAATEEEATKDEEAAKVEETHTDEEAKRERYSTYSTGKSNSYDDIQKYSDQEMSEDAKDEESPKGELKNGKKNQLQMSSTFGKPALSNKSLEELNYSNRKSHSPSLIEKESLLDISSIADEARKRVYVELGYNLSDISNLCAPLKGKGPEKDAEDITGGDLKKTAMQDDSEPEDAFQSPHVGSNSGSGACSESGGSSRNGSAELEKIFTKYQFEVSHVSKYFDFGKNEQKGGAPLVGEAVDEAVDEAVDEVVDEAVDEAVDEAVNDADKALERGRGHAHPQSEDETHPFNVEALKKTSSMNFSFEEESVNMDVYATNYITEDVLKGMLNIMEERITFDAFKNASSDANYQMSSSNVELLYNAILRHRDGSAKGELMADGSHPSDEGNLQKKCTSSEKKKEEKYITLADIKSYVIQRNEKNSNYFNEIMKMVVHFNNMLLLMRSNKGVEVEDKLLFELVSLKFASLFNDVLQVHNRSNRLNSLDSLDCFDNLIKHINEIIKLILSEEDSPKRSLRDIIAGYLTSQKILVHKNDILSQMSATRHAQGGEGADVAGNTSSEQQTKLSGSPTTEAGENAMRHAKTGERDSPMNDEEGDTKSAIKLTDAENNTRNLTKDIIMDEIKNTKKEGAGNDDAKKNPTACAKRGGKGSGTPFPKELAPSNGSSIVSGSSAISGNSAIRGNSAMRGSGNTGGGNPSGNKSHANLTQTDAKPAACKNAKLKDSIVKKTREKQEGTKELTKSEEENEKNKKINKTKKTKKTNKAETADERNSSGLTDGKKKNELAKNLKQKKTAAISKTVEEKTPGDVKKVVTSKKGEKGQKGAEEIKGKSKIFWPNNFSIKRENPDQGKNKKVDSRATLNFNYPKYSRDDSMHAVASYMKRYGPTSAANAGAVAVAAGVAETAAAFQKTHLVQQSKLAPQMRCPHKKGQPGVPSMSGAHMHSVSVNSALVSSAHMNGIHMNGAHMNGAHMNGTHMNGAHMSIAHGRANIPNGMTPYEVKTQDRASITNLPNFNDAYKMRMGKSPLGGLHPVREMKSENYLWREVQGKGSNERKQLASENHSYDLIYNYSGKLAQVKNGTGNLPVQPGKAEETVNGVKLPEDKTKPANIPVANLTKGSNQLWGHQKTQVEVSKDDTLLDKNKVNLREADEKDALGKTPAEQANQLKEESEDSKDGERLERCGDDPLKGKIAAPVNATNPANAANHANHAEKPSNLQAKLMGDKRASHMNHFRRQPPFTDKRYSNGYSKMVSPNGYSGFRRNVNSSNDTSRYASAKSNNNSVQINQGGGKKDSRDVANSNSLESNLNNLTNFKKLANLKNLINLGNGFNEGKLSPGGEAIEKKGIEAIEKRGIEAIERRGIQTDEKKGIQTNGQKGTETKSAYNRFTEIVTNKIKNFTLRSSKSVSCTTAIEGVPFCNAADEGKKDKSGELKEGGNKAEESTPKEVPQNRHSYESCFANENNNYLCDNKKGGNIVSHFMEQLNFFQSKCASGKGGADDEEESHSGEASQVQEADQSREIEKQNDGSSKQKDGSAKQKDGSSKQKEGGAETEGEGKTSVTDSTNKPGEHKDSDNPIDKVRNYLCKVKTQDGGKKRVNSMFTRKAHVLGAASGGIGGVQGGAPLNSRTSNFAAAHMSSYGAGHMSNYGVAPLRNYGAAHMSNFAATPMSGFAAAHLNHPSGMPNWKNCTNGGISGTKCYSEISNDPVQAGSNVAFAPNRNIKTVEGAYKPNYNSRGGSAAPTHHTTHSSNGAFAPSGALTGMAPPSPLLPMGTKKTNSHFLHHQPSGEFLFPFQKRNSTLHNPMSVAKFQEHEKKAAISVEKERDFLNMCDVNTKQHVSFTNENRCLFRSEQMNQTGYPCNKGNASNEVSKMEQHSNAKMTFINPFVEAEPALKGMGSIHLSNNTLVGKQNVGHQDSSYPFFKEKLTSLQEKRNSNAQMSSFNLHSSQEKLNRNCVLKTASMHENGVLKPSSHGWSGSAHRMGPNYMQPSGVGYAPHGGMNCSPHSGANYVPNVGSNYMPRSGATFMPHSGATCMPNSSTQYAPHNGSANHSNPANLWNPESFSKEAAPLHKSDGNVSVVPNFLNAYQKGTPSNDMHSMHTTIDESNLTIEQLMKIPGVQLGKNYIQDVDICSDWLKFNDYDKKVIKQSLKNSLENNNYKSFMDSMQFTQGFFPGVKQA; encoded by the coding sequence atgtttttttctgtggAGAGGGAGGACAACCCGGAAGGTATGACAAAATGTAAGCTGGAAGAACAGGGGGGGACTCCCCTTTCGGATGTAGCAAGTAGAGACATGAAAGGAGTGCTGAATGACCACCTGGTCAGGCAAAACAACAACGGAAATGGGAAAGAAActatgatgaagaaaaaaaacgaacatgCTGAAAGGACATCTAATGAGCAAACgcagaagaaagaaaatgtagaaaCGCCAATGCAGTACACCATAAGTATGCTGGACGAATTCGTGTCCAAGACGAGTGAATATTCGAAGCTTTTTCTGAGCCATTTTAATGAAGAAGAATCTCCAGTCGtagaaaaaggcaaaagtaCAAATTTGTTAGTAAACAAAACGGATGATGGCCAAgtggaaggaaaacaaagTGATCACTCTGGGGAGAAGGACAGTCATATGCTCCACAAtcgagaaaaggaaaatattatgaCCGAGTTTCAAAGAAGCATGTTCCTTCCAGAGGATAACGAAAACGACACGAAAAATGATTGCTACATGAGCAGTTGCAAAGATGAGGAGGTATCCAATGGGTCGAATAACGTCTACTCGTGTTACTCAAGTCACGCGTTTGACCGTCTAGATAACACCACAGCGttcaagggggagaagaagtttGGGGAATCATCTGGGGATGCTGATTTCGCTGGTGGAAAGAATCAAAATGGGACGCTCCTCCATAAGGACAGCAATGAAGAGGCCGCTacggaggaagaagccacTAAGGATGAGGAAGCCGCTAAGGTTGAGGAGACACACACAGATGAGGAAGCCAAACGGGAGAGGTACTCCACATACAGCACTGGGAAAAGTAACTCCTATGACGATATTCAGAAGTACTCTGACCAGGAAATGAGCGAAGATGCAAAGGATGAAGAATCTCCAAAAGGTGAACTCAAGAACGGGAAGAAGAACCAACTCCAGATGAGCAGCACATTTGGGAAACCAGCATTGAGTAACAAATCGCTAGAAGAACTGAACTACAGCAACAGGAAATCTCACTCCCCTTCCCTTATTGAGAAGGAAAGCCTGCTAGACATCTCCTCCATAGCGGATGAGGCGAGGAAGAGGGTGTATGTTGAGCTGGGTTATAACTTAAGCGATATAAGCAATTTGTGCGCACCCCTCAAGGGGAAGGGCCCGGAGAAGGACGCGGAGGACATTACAGGGGGGGACCTTAAGAAGACTGCTATGCAAGATGATAGCGAACCGGAGGACGCATTCCAGTCGCCCCACGTGGGCAGCAACTCCGGAAGCGGCGCCTGCAGCGAGAGCGGCGGGAGCAGCAGGAACGGCTCCGCGgagttggaaaaaatatttaccaAGTACCAATTTGAGGTCTCCCACGTGTCCAAGTACTTTGACTTTGGGAAGAACGAGCAGAAGGGGGGTGCCCCACTGGTGGGAGAAGCGGTAGATGAAGCGGTAGATGAAGCGGTGGACGAAGTGGTGGACGAAGCGGTAGACGAAGCGGTAGACGAAGCGGTAAACGACGCAGATAAGGCGCTCGAGAGGGGACGGGGACATGCCCATCCACAGAGCGAAGACGAGACGCACCCATTTAACGTGGAGGCGCTGAAAAAAACGTCCTCCATGAACTTCTCCTTCGAGGAAGAATCCGTCAACATGGATGTGTACGCTACTAACTACATAACGGAGGACGTGCTCAAGGGCATGCTAAACATAATGGAGGAAAGAATCACCTTCGACGCATTTAAGAATGCCTCCTCAGATGCGAATTACCAAATGAGTTCGTCCAACGTGGAGCTGCTGTACAACGCTATTTTGCGTCATCGTGATGGTagtgcaaagggggaactTATGGCAGACGGTTCACATCCCTCTGATGAGGGAAACCTACAGAAGAAATGCACAagcagcgaaaaaaaaaaggaagaaaaatatataacccTTGCTGACATCAAATCGTACGTCATACagaggaacgaaaaaaacagtAACTACTTTAACGAAATTATGAAGATGGTCGTCCATTTTAACAATATGCTGCTGCTAATGAGGAGTAACAAGGGCGTGGAGGTGGAGGACAAGCTGCTGTTCGAGCTGGTGTCCTTGAAATTCGCTTCACTGTTTAACGACGTCCTGCAGGTGCACAACAGGTCAAACAGGTTAAACAGCTTGGACAGCTTGGACTGCTTCGACAACCTCATCAAACACATAAACGAAATTATTAAACTGATTCTCTCGGAGGAGGACTCACCGAAGAGAAGCTTGAGGGATATCATAGCGGGTTACCTGACCAGTCAGAAAATTCTGGTTCACAAGAATGATATCCTCTCGCAGATGAGCGCCACGCGCCacgcgcaggggggagaaggtGCAGACGTAGCGGGAAACACATCCAGTGAGCAGCAAACGAAGCTGAGCGGCTCTCCCACCACGGAGGCGGGGGAAAATGCTATGAGACACGCCAAAACGGGAGAGAGGGATTCCCCTATGAACGACGAAGAGGGGGATACCAAATCGGCAATCAAGTTGACAGATGCAGAGAACAACACTCGCAATTTGACAAAGGACATTATAATGGACGAAATAAAGAACACCAAGAAGGAAGGCGCAGGTAACGATGACGCGAAGAAAAACCCGACTGCCTGCGCgaaacgggggggaaaagggtcCGGCACGCCCTTCCCCAAGGAGTTGGCTCCCTCGAATGGCAGCAGCATTGTAAGCGGTAGCAGCGCTATAAGCGGCAACAGTGCTATACGCGGCAACAGTGCTATGCGCGGTAGCGGGAACACTGGAGGAGGCAATCCCAGTGGCAACAAATCCCACGCAAACCTAACGCAGACGGATGCAAAACCCGCCGCGTGCAAAAACGCCAAACTGAAGGACTCGATCGTCAAAAAGACACGTGAAAAACAGGAAGGCACAAAAGAGCTAACCAAaagtgaggaagaaaatgaaaaaaataaaaaaataaataaaacgaagaaaacgaaaaaaacgaacaaagcAGAAACAGCGGATGAGAGAAATTCCAGCGGTCTAACCGacggaaagaaaaaaaacgaattagcaaaaaatttgaagcagaaaaaaacggCGGCAATCTCCAAAActgtggaagaaaaaacacccGGGGATGTTAAAAAGGTGGTAACCAGTAAGAAGGGCGAAAAGGGCCAAAAAGGTGCAGAGGAAAttaaggggaaaagcaaaatctTCTGGCCGAATAACTTCAGcattaaaagggaaaacccCGAccaggggaaaaataaaaaggtggACTCCAGGGCGACCCTCAATTTTAACTATCCTAAGTATAGCAGGGATGATAGCATGCACGCCGTTGCGAGCTATATGAAGAGGTACGGCCCCACCAGCGCCGCAAACGCAGGAGCGGTAGCGGTCGCGGCAGGTGTGGCTGAAACTGCCGCCGCTTTCCAGAAGACGCACTTGGTGCAGCAAAGTAAACTGGCCCCCCAGATGAGGTGTCCGCACAAGAAGGGCCAGCCCGGAGTGCCCAGCATGAGCGGCGCCCACATGCACAGCGTCAGTGTGAACAGTGCACTTGTGAGCAGTGCCCATATGAACGGCATCCACATGAATGGCGCCCACATGAATGGCGCCCACATGAATGGAACCCACATGAACGGCGCCCACATGAGTATCGCCCATGGAAGGGCAAACATACCAAACGGAATGACCCCCTACGAGGTTAAGACGCAAGACAGGGCGTCCATAACGAATCTGCCAAACTTTAACGACGCCTATAAAATGCGAATGGGGAAGTCCCCCCTAGGAGGACTCCACCCAGTGCGCGAAATGAAATcagaaaattatttgtgGAGGGAAGTACAGGGCAAAGGTTCTAACGAGAGGAAGCAGCTGGCTAGCGAAAATCACAGCTAcgatttaatttataattacagCGGAAAGTTGGCCCAAGTGAAAAACGGGACTGGTAACCTGCCAGTCCAACCTGGGAAGGCGGAGGAAACGGTGAACGGTGTGAAACTCCCTGAGGATAAAACCAAGCCAGCCAACATCCCCGTGGCAAACCTCACCAAAGGAAGCAACCAACTGTGGGGGCACCAAAAAACGCAGGTCGAAGTTTCGAAAGATGACACGCTGCTTGACAAAAATAAGGTCAATTTGCGAGAAGCAGACGAAAAGGACGCCCTGGGGAAGACCCCGGCGGAGCAGGCCAACCAACTTAAAGAAGAAAGCGAAGATAGCAAGGATGGCGAGAGGTTGGAGCGTTGCGGGGATGACCCCCTCAAAGGGAAAATCGCTGCCCCCGTTAACGCTACTAAccccgctaacgccgctaatcaCGCTAATCACGCGGAGAAGCCGTCGAACTTACAAGCCAAACTTATGGGCGACAAACGCGCCAGCCACATGAACCACTTCCGAAGGCAACCCCCCTTCACGGACAAAAGGTACAGCAATGGGTACAGCAAAATGGTAAGCCCCAATGGGTACTCAGGCTTTAGGAGAAATGTTAACAGCTCTAACGACACGAGCAGATATGCAAGCGCCAAGAGTAATAACAACTCGGTGCAGATAAACcaggggggtggaaaaaaagacagCCGGGATGTAGCCAACTCTAACAGTTTGGAGAGCAACTTGAATAACCTAACCAATTTTAAGAAGCTAGCCAATTTGAAAAACCTAATAAACTTGGGAAACGGGTTCAACGAGGGGAAGCtttccccagggggggaagcgattGAGAAGAAGGGGATCGAAGCGATTGAGAAGAGGGGGATCGAAGCGATTGAAAGGAGGGGGATCCAAACGGATGAGAAGAAAGGAATCCAAACAAATGGGCAGAAGGGAACCGAAACTAAATCGGCGTACAACAGATTTACCGAAATTGtgacaaataaaattaaaaattttacccTCCGAAGCAGTAAATCGGTCAGCTGTACTACTGCTATTGAAGGCGTGCCTTTCTGCAACGCCGCcgatgaggggaaaaaggacaaaagTGGCGAACTGAAGGAGGGGGGCAACAAAGCAGAAGAGAGTACCCCCAAGGAGGTGCCCCAAAACAGACACAGCTATGAGAGCTGTTTCGCGAACGAGAATAACAACTACCTCTGCGATAATAAAAAGGGCGGAAACATCGTCAGCCACTTCATGGAGCAgctaaattttttccaaagcaAGTGCGCGTCGGGGAAGGGGGGCGccgatgatgaggaggagagTCACTCAGGTGAGGCTAGCCAGGTGCAGGAAGCAGATCAGAGCAGGGAAAtcgaaaaacaaaatgatggaAGCTCAAAACAGAAGGATGGCAGCGCAAAACAGAAGGATGGCAGCTCAAAACAGAAGGAAGGCGGCGCAGAAACGGAGGGAGAAGGAAAGACCTCGGTCACAGACTCAACCAACAAGCCAGGCGAGCACAAAGACAGCGACAACCCCATTGACAAAGTTAGGAACTACTTGTGCAAAGTGAAAACGCAAGATGGGGGAAAGAAACGGGTCAATAGCATGTTTACTAGGAAGGCCCACGTGTTAGGCGCGGCCAGTGGAGGGATTGGCGGCGTACAGGGAGGAGCCCCTCTGAATAGCCGCACGAGCAACTTCGCCGCTGCTCATATGAGTAGCTACGGCGCTGGCCATATGAGTAACTACGGCGTTGCCCCTCTGAGGAACTACGGTGCTGCCCATATGAGTAACTTCGCCGCTACCCCTATGAGTGGCTTCGCCGCTGCCCATCTGAACCATCCAAGCGGAATGCCAAACTGGAAGAACTGCACAAACGGGGGCATAAGTGGCACTAAATGTTACAGCGAAATTTCGAACGACCCAGTGCAAGCAGGTAGCAACGTTGCATTTGCACCCAACAGGAATATCAAAACGGTGGAGGGAGCATATAAGCCAAATTACAATTCTCGAGGGGGTTCCGCAGCACCTACGCATCACACAACGCACTCATCGAACGGGGCATTCGCTCCAAGCGGAGCACTCACAGGAATGGCACCCCCCTCACCACTTTTACCGATGGGCACGAAGAAGACCAACTCCCACTTCTTGCACCACCAGCCCAGCGGCGAAttccttttcccatttcaGAAGCGAAACAGCACCTTACACAACCCCATGTCCGTGGCCAAATTTCAAgagcatgaaaaaaaagcggcaatTTCAGTAGAGAAGGAAAGGGACTTCCTCAACATGTGCGACGTGAATACGAAGCAACACGTTTCCTTTACGAACGAAAACAGGTGTCTTTTTAGGAGTGAGCAAATGAACCAAACGGGGTACCCCTGCAACAAAGGAAACGCCAGTAATGAGGTTAGCAAAATGGAACAGCACAGTAATGCCAAGATGACTTTTATTAACCCCTTTGTAGAAGCAGAACCTGCTCTGAAGGGAATGGGTTCTATACATCTGAGTAACAACACGTTGGTAGGCAAGCAAAATGTAGGACACCAGGACAGCagttaccccttttttaaggaaaagcTAACCTCCCTTCAGGAGAAAAGGAACAGCAATGCCCAAATGAGCAGCTTCAATTTGCATAGCTCCCAGGAGAAGCTGAACCGAAACTGCGTACTCAAGACTGCTTCTATGCATGAAAACGGTGTGTTGAAGCCTTCCAGCCATGGGTGGAGCGGCAGTGCGCACCGAATGGGGCCCAACTATATGCAGCCCAGCGGGGTGGGCTACGCGCCACACGGTGGGATGAACTGCTCTCCACACAGCGGTGCCAACTATGTGCCAAATGTCGGGTCAAACTATATGCCTCGGAGTGGGGCCACCTTCATGCCACACAGCGGAGCCACCTGCATGCCGAACAGCTCCACCCAGTACGCTCCACACAACGGATCGGCAAACCACTCCAACCCAGCCAATCTGTGGAACCCCGAAAGCTTCTCAAAAGAAGCCGCGCCCCTACACAAAAGCGACGGAAACGTCTCCGTGGTGCCCAACTTTTTAAACGCATACCAAAAGGGTACCCCCTCGAATGACATGCACTCCATGCATACCACCATCGATGAAAGTAACCTGACCATAGAACAGCTAATGAAAATCCCAGGTGTCCAGCTAGGAAAGAATTACATACAAGACGTAGACATCTGCTCAGACTGGCTGAAGTTTAACGACTATGATAAGAAGGTGATCAAGCAGTCCCTCAAGAACAGCTTGGAAAACAACAACTACAAAAGTTTCATGGACTCTATGCAATTTACCCAGGGCTTTTTCCCGGGAGTAAAGCAGgcctag